GCTGATCGAGCGCTACATCGCCGAAGGTCAGCCGGTCGGCTCGCGCACGTTGTCTCGTTATTCCGGCCTCGAACTGAGCCCGGCGACGATCCGCAACGTGATGTCCGACCTCGAGGACCTGGGGCTCGTGATCAGTCCGCATACGTCAGCGGGCCGCATTCCGACGCCGCGTGGCTACCGGCTGTTCGTGGATACCATGCTGACGGTGGAATCCGCCGCGGACGAAGAAGCGGTGATGCGTATCGTCAAGACAACGCTGCAGGCGGGCGAACCGCAGAAAGTCGTCGCCGCGGCGGCCAGCGTGCTGTCCAATCTGTCGCAGTTCGCCGGTGTGGTGCTTACGCCGCGCCGCAGCCACGTGTTCAAGCAGATCGAATTCATGCGCCTGTCGGACAAGCGCATCCTGCTGATCATCGTGACGCCCGAGGGCGACGTGCAGAACCGCATCATGGCGACCCAGCGCGACTTCTCGCCTTCGCAGCTGGTGGAGGCCTCCAATTACATCAACGCGCACTTCGCGGGCCTTTCGTTCGACGACGTGCGCCGCCGCTTGCGCGAAGAAATCGACGAGTTGCGCGGCGATATGACCACGCTGATGCACGCTGCGGTCACGGCCAGCACGGATGAATCCGATACCGGCGAGACCGTGCTGATTTCCGGCGAGCGCAACCTGCTCGAAGTTGCCGACCTTTCGTCGGACATGGCGCGCTTGCGCAAGCTGTTCGATGTGTTCGACCAAAAGACCAGTCTCCTTCAGTTGCTCGACGTGTCGAGTCACGCCGCGGGCGTGCAGATTTTTATCGGCGGCGAGTCGAATCTCGTGCCGATCGAGGAAATGAGCGTGGTGACCGCGCCTTACGAGGTGAACGGCAAGATAGTCGGCACGCTCGGCGTGATCGGGCCGACCCGCATGGCCTACAACCGCGTGATTCCGATTGTCGACATCACCGCGCGGCTGCTTTCCCTCACGCTGAGTCAGCAGTAACCCAGCAATCCAGTAGCAGCCGGCAGTCGCTCCCGCTCACCGCTGGCTGCGGCACTCCATGCAGCAAATGATGCGCGACCGCGCGCGGCTTGCCAATTGGCCGAATGGCCAGGGGTCCCTGGCGGACCTCGCAACGG
The sequence above is drawn from the Paraburkholderia sp. BL23I1N1 genome and encodes:
- the hrcA gene encoding heat-inducible transcriptional repressor HrcA, producing the protein MLDPRAQTLLKTLIERYIAEGQPVGSRTLSRYSGLELSPATIRNVMSDLEDLGLVISPHTSAGRIPTPRGYRLFVDTMLTVESAADEEAVMRIVKTTLQAGEPQKVVAAAASVLSNLSQFAGVVLTPRRSHVFKQIEFMRLSDKRILLIIVTPEGDVQNRIMATQRDFSPSQLVEASNYINAHFAGLSFDDVRRRLREEIDELRGDMTTLMHAAVTASTDESDTGETVLISGERNLLEVADLSSDMARLRKLFDVFDQKTSLLQLLDVSSHAAGVQIFIGGESNLVPIEEMSVVTAPYEVNGKIVGTLGVIGPTRMAYNRVIPIVDITARLLSLTLSQQ